The following DNA comes from Amycolatopsis albispora.
AAACGTGTCGCCGCCGCCGACTGGGGTGCGGTGGCCGCCGAACTGGGCGACCTCGGCTGCGCCCTGCTGCCGCGGCTGCTCACCCCGGCCGAGTGCCGCCGGATCGCCGGGCTGTGGCACGAGACCGACCGCTTCCGCGCGACGATCAACCTGCGCCGCCACCGATTCGGCGACCACGGCGACTACCGCTACTTCGCCGAACCGTTCCCGGAACCGGTGGCCGCCCTGCGCGAAGCGCTGTACCCGCGGCTGCTGCCGATCGCCCGCGACTGGTACGCCAAGCTCGGCCGGGACGCGGAATGGCCGGACACCCTCGGCGAATGGCTGCGCGTCTGCCACGACACCGGGCAGACCCGGCCGACGCCGATCCTGCTGCGCTACGAGACCGGCGGGTGGAACGCGTTGCACCGCGACCTCTACGGCGAGAAGGTGTTCCCGCTGCAGGTGGTGCTCAATCTCGACGAACCGGGCGTCGATCACACCGGCGGCGAGTTCCTGCTGGTCGAACAGCGGCCACGGGCGCAGTCGCGTGGCATGTCGACGCTCATCCCGCAGGGCCACGGCCTGGTGTTCACCACCCGCGACCGGCCGGTGGTCTCCGCGCGCGGCTGGTCCGCGGCGCCGGTCCGGCACGGGGTTTCCCCGGTGCGCAGCGGGCGACGGCACACGCTCGGCCTGGTCTTCCACGATGCGACCTAGAGCCACGGCGGCAGGCTGAACCGGCTGAAGTCGGCGTCCAGGAACGAGACGACCTCGGCGATCCGGTCGCCGCGCACGGCGAGCAGGTCCAGTCCGCAGGGCAGGTAGACGCCCTGTTCCTCGTCCCACCGGTAGGTGCCGAAGGCGAGCTGGCCGTTCGCCCGCGCGGGCAGGAACCGCCAGTCCCAGCGCAGCGGCCCGGTCGCCAGGAACTCCCGGATGTCCGCGCGCCCGGCGTACCAGGCAGTCAGCGGCGGCATGGAGTACCTGGCGTCCTCGGTCAGCATGTCCACAATGGCCTGAAGATCGCCGCGCTGCCACGCGTCGGCGTACTGGCCGGCGAGCTTGCGGACGCCGTCCGCGCCCAGTTCGGCCAGCGCAGCCCGCTGACTGGTCCGTTGTGGATCGATCGTCCGGCGGGCCCGCTGGAGCGCGCTGTTGACCGAGGCGACGGTGGTTTCCAGCAACTCGGCGACCTCGTTCGCGGAGAAGTCCAGCACCTCGCGCAGCAGGAGCACCGCGCGCTGCCGGGCGCCGAGGTGCTGCAACGCCGCGACAAACGCGAGTTCCACGTTCTCCCTGGCCGCGTACTGGGCCTCCGGCCCGAGCCGGTCGTCCGGATAAGGCTCCAGCCAGGCAATTTCGGTCTCCGGCGCGCCGGGCCCGAGATCGGCGGGCAGCTCGCGGCGGCCACGGCGCTCGATCGTGGTCAGGCAGCGGTTCGTGGCGATCTTGTACAACCAGGCGCGGATCGTGCCGCGGGCCGCGTCGAACTTCGGCAGCGCGCGCCAGGCCCGTACCAGGGTCTCCTGCAGGGCGTCCTCGGCGTCGTGCACCGAGCCGAGCATGCGGTAACAATGCGCTTGCAGCTCGTCACAAAAGGGATCGACGAGCCCGCGGAAAGCATCCTGATCGCCGGCGCGCGCGGCTGCGATCAACTGCTCGACGGACTCCCCCGGCATGGCCGAATCCTACGCCAGGGCAGAAATACCGCCACCATTCGTCGTATTACCGGTGTTATTCACGGCGCGGCGAGCGGGGCTGGCATCCACTCAGCGAAATCGTCGGCCTCCTCCCGCAGCCGCGCCTCGGCGCCGGAAAGCCACTCGACCGACTCCCACGATTTCACCGTGAACCCGGCGTCGGCCAGCACCTCCACGAACGCCTGACCAGCAAGTTCCAGCGCCGGGTAAGGATTGTCGTCGGTGCGGGAAGCGACGCCGAAGCGGTGCTCGCGCACCGCCACCGCGATCAGGTCCGCGCCGTACATCCGCTCGGCCAGCGCCACGGCTTCGGGCTCGCCAAGGGGCCGGTCCAGCATGCCGAAGAGCCTGG
Coding sequences within:
- a CDS encoding 2OG-Fe(II) oxygenase — translated: MDKYAKRVAAADWGAVAAELGDLGCALLPRLLTPAECRRIAGLWHETDRFRATINLRRHRFGDHGDYRYFAEPFPEPVAALREALYPRLLPIARDWYAKLGRDAEWPDTLGEWLRVCHDTGQTRPTPILLRYETGGWNALHRDLYGEKVFPLQVVLNLDEPGVDHTGGEFLLVEQRPRAQSRGMSTLIPQGHGLVFTTRDRPVVSARGWSAAPVRHGVSPVRSGRRHTLGLVFHDAT
- a CDS encoding sigma-70 family RNA polymerase sigma factor, whose protein sequence is MPGESVEQLIAAARAGDQDAFRGLVDPFCDELQAHCYRMLGSVHDAEDALQETLVRAWRALPKFDAARGTIRAWLYKIATNRCLTTIERRGRRELPADLGPGAPETEIAWLEPYPDDRLGPEAQYAARENVELAFVAALQHLGARQRAVLLLREVLDFSANEVAELLETTVASVNSALQRARRTIDPQRTSQRAALAELGADGVRKLAGQYADAWQRGDLQAIVDMLTEDARYSMPPLTAWYAGRADIREFLATGPLRWDWRFLPARANGQLAFGTYRWDEEQGVYLPCGLDLLAVRGDRIAEVVSFLDADFSRFSLPPWL